A window of Sphingobium herbicidovorans contains these coding sequences:
- the xrtA gene encoding exosortase A has translation MTQGALSMPRMQALDDLGWRGHLTALGIFAFLMLSLFHRDAIDMVSIWWNASTFGHCLFIPILIAWLVQQRLPGLRQLKPVGWAPGLLWIGVGGFAWLLGAAAGVALFRHAALILMMQGAVVTLLGPAIGRALVFPLFYAFFMVPAGEEIVAPLQLITARLCMAFLSLWGVPAHLDGIFITTPTGYFEVAEACSGAKFVIAMTAYGALVCNVCFASWPRRIIFMTGALMLSVLANGLRAFATILVAHLTSIDAAVGFDHVLYGWVFFAAVMTLVMATAWPFFDRRPADPWFDPSKLAGVWRGQIRLPVAALAGLSLIAAAPLWLMVSAAASVPLLGPPGLPNLKGWTLTAEPPAYPWKPRFDGADHLVMGRYRNTAGQVVDLAMVSFDRQTERRELVGFAQGAADPDQNWTWSSPAPAPKEGFAEQITAPGPVVRHVVSFYKVGDAPITGSAPRVKFDTMKARLLGRDQRAGAILISAENRPGMNADAAIAMFLRDIEDVKDLADRSLGIG, from the coding sequence ATGACTCAAGGCGCGCTCTCTATGCCTCGAATGCAAGCTCTGGATGACCTCGGCTGGCGCGGGCATTTGACGGCGCTTGGCATATTCGCTTTCCTGATGCTGTCGTTGTTCCACCGGGACGCCATTGATATGGTGTCTATCTGGTGGAACGCCTCGACCTTTGGTCACTGCCTTTTTATCCCCATTCTGATCGCGTGGTTGGTGCAGCAGCGATTGCCCGGCCTGCGTCAACTGAAACCGGTGGGATGGGCGCCGGGCTTGCTGTGGATTGGCGTGGGTGGCTTTGCCTGGTTGTTGGGCGCGGCGGCTGGTGTCGCCCTTTTCCGCCATGCTGCCCTGATCTTGATGATGCAGGGCGCGGTAGTCACCCTGCTGGGTCCAGCGATTGGGCGGGCGCTTGTCTTTCCGCTTTTCTACGCCTTTTTCATGGTGCCGGCAGGTGAGGAGATCGTCGCGCCGCTGCAATTGATCACCGCGCGACTTTGCATGGCATTCCTCAGCCTGTGGGGTGTGCCTGCCCATCTGGACGGGATATTCATCACCACGCCGACCGGCTATTTCGAGGTGGCGGAGGCCTGTTCGGGAGCGAAATTCGTCATTGCCATGACAGCCTATGGCGCGCTGGTCTGCAATGTTTGCTTTGCCAGTTGGCCGCGCCGGATCATCTTTATGACGGGCGCCCTGATGCTGTCGGTGCTGGCCAACGGCCTGCGCGCCTTCGCCACAATCCTTGTTGCACATCTGACCAGCATTGACGCAGCGGTGGGGTTCGATCACGTCCTCTATGGCTGGGTATTCTTCGCGGCCGTGATGACGTTGGTGATGGCGACAGCCTGGCCGTTTTTCGATAGGCGTCCGGCCGATCCCTGGTTCGATCCTTCGAAGCTCGCGGGCGTCTGGCGGGGCCAAATACGACTTCCTGTCGCTGCCTTAGCCGGGTTGTCGCTGATAGCTGCGGCGCCCCTTTGGCTGATGGTGAGCGCTGCGGCGAGCGTCCCACTGCTGGGTCCGCCAGGATTGCCGAACCTTAAGGGCTGGACCCTGACTGCCGAGCCACCCGCCTATCCATGGAAGCCGCGCTTTGACGGCGCGGACCATCTTGTCATGGGGCGTTATCGTAACACCGCAGGGCAGGTCGTCGACCTTGCTATGGTGAGCTTCGATCGGCAGACCGAGAGGCGCGAACTGGTCGGCTTTGCACAGGGCGCCGCCGATCCAGACCAGAACTGGACCTGGTCCTCGCCCGCTCCCGCGCCAAAGGAGGGGTTCGCTGAACAGATTACCGCGCCGGGGCCGGTGGTCCGGCATGTGGTAAGTTTTTACAAGGTGGGCGACGCGCCTATCACCGGCAGTGCGCCGCGCGTAAAGTTCGATACCATGAAGGCGAGGCTGCTTGGCCGGGATCAGCGCGCGGGCGCTATCCTGATCTCGGCGGAAAACCGGCCCGGGATGAACGCCGACGCTGCTATCGCAATGTTTCTGCGCGACATCGAAGATGTGAAGGATTTGGCTGACCGCAGCCTCGGCATCGGCTAA
- a CDS encoding TIGR03087 family PEP-CTERM/XrtA system glycosyltransferase has protein sequence MTGEILFLCHRIPFPPDRGDKIRSFHILKRLAEIAPVHVGCFADDDRDMGFASEMEALTASQCVLPRNRSRAVAGLAGLVRRQPMLVSMYESAQMHRWVQHTMRERPITAVMGYSAQMAHFIPDLPPGVRFVMDFVDFDSAKYAAYGELGGGMMGWVNRREGRLLRDFERTIAGRACVSAFVSEAEAELFRTSSGFDNRRVIAIDNGVALDYFNPAARFEPVGRVGRPLIVFTGQMDYRPNIEAVDSFAHQSLPALRAIHPDACFAIVGRNPAPQVEALKQMPGVIVTGSVPDVRGWLAAADVVVAPLRIARGIQNKVLEAMAMARPVVASPEAAEGIDARDGKHFLIAADPAEETEKVAALLADPGRAQSLGQAARARMEERYRWSEMLKELPEMLFGQRDRTIVRAA, from the coding sequence ATGACGGGCGAGATATTGTTCCTTTGCCACCGCATTCCATTCCCGCCGGACAGGGGCGACAAGATCCGGTCCTTTCACATTTTGAAGAGGTTGGCTGAAATCGCGCCGGTGCATGTTGGCTGTTTTGCCGACGACGACCGGGACATGGGCTTTGCGTCTGAAATGGAGGCGCTTACTGCGAGCCAGTGCGTGCTCCCGCGCAACCGGTCGCGCGCGGTGGCGGGGCTGGCCGGCTTGGTCAGGCGTCAACCGATGCTGGTCAGCATGTATGAGAGCGCCCAGATGCATCGGTGGGTCCAGCATACCATGCGCGAGCGACCAATTACCGCCGTGATGGGCTATTCGGCGCAGATGGCGCATTTCATTCCCGACCTTCCCCCAGGGGTTCGTTTCGTGATGGACTTCGTCGATTTTGATTCGGCGAAATATGCCGCCTATGGCGAGCTTGGCGGAGGCATGATGGGCTGGGTGAACCGGCGTGAGGGGCGCCTCCTCCGGGATTTTGAGCGCACCATCGCCGGTCGCGCGTGCGTCAGCGCGTTTGTAAGCGAAGCGGAAGCCGAACTGTTTCGCACATCAAGTGGCTTCGACAATCGTCGCGTGATCGCGATCGATAACGGCGTTGCGCTTGACTATTTCAATCCGGCGGCGCGCTTCGAGCCGGTGGGGAGGGTAGGGCGCCCCCTGATAGTCTTCACGGGCCAGATGGACTATCGGCCGAATATCGAGGCGGTTGACAGCTTCGCTCATCAGTCGCTGCCAGCATTGCGAGCAATACATCCAGATGCCTGCTTTGCCATTGTAGGACGCAATCCTGCGCCACAGGTTGAGGCGCTAAAGCAGATGCCGGGTGTGATCGTCACTGGATCTGTTCCCGATGTGCGGGGGTGGCTGGCGGCGGCGGATGTGGTGGTCGCGCCCTTGCGCATCGCCCGTGGCATTCAGAACAAGGTGCTGGAGGCGATGGCAATGGCGCGTCCGGTCGTGGCTTCACCCGAAGCGGCGGAGGGTATTGACGCTAGGGATGGCAAGCATTTCCTGATTGCTGCCGACCCTGCCGAAGAAACCGAGAAGGTCGCAGCCTTGCTGGCCGACCCTGGCCGAGCGCAGAGCCTTGGTCAGGCGGCGCGGGCAAGGATGGAAGAACGCTATCGGTGGTCGGAAATGCTGAAGGAGCTGCCTGAGATGCTGTTCGGCCAGCGTGATCGCACGATTGTCAGGGCTGCATGA
- a CDS encoding FemAB family XrtA/PEP-CTERM system-associated protein: MIVGNDIGVVALDLNDAAQVEAAETFVMGMADGTAFHRPAWLKAIERGTGNRAHMLTAVAPSGRIAGLLPLTHMRSWLFGQALVSSGFGVDGGILAHDAAVIAALANAAQSMARDSGVGSAELRGGQQPGAGWAMHEGSHCGFVRPIAADDEAELRAVPRKHRAELRKALANPALRVQVGRDEAFVRAHYNVYAQSVRNLGTPVFPARLFREVLSAFGEDADILLVLEDDRPVSAVLTLYHQGRVMPFWGGGIADARRLRSNELMYYRLMSHGRARGMALFDFGRSKVGSGQAAWKKSFGFDPVPLAYYSWSASGERRDINPNSARYQRRVELWKKLPLPVANLLGPFISRGLG; the protein is encoded by the coding sequence ATGATCGTTGGAAATGACATAGGCGTCGTTGCGCTCGATCTGAATGACGCGGCGCAGGTGGAGGCCGCCGAAACATTCGTAATGGGAATGGCGGATGGCACTGCTTTCCATCGCCCGGCCTGGCTGAAAGCAATCGAGCGCGGCACGGGCAATCGCGCCCACATGCTTACGGCCGTAGCGCCTTCAGGACGGATTGCGGGCCTGTTGCCGTTGACCCATATGAGGAGCTGGCTGTTCGGTCAGGCGCTGGTGTCCTCGGGCTTCGGGGTAGATGGCGGGATTCTGGCGCATGATGCCGCCGTAATTGCAGCGCTTGCGAATGCTGCCCAAAGCATGGCGCGCGATAGCGGGGTGGGCTCTGCCGAGCTGCGTGGCGGCCAGCAGCCTGGGGCAGGGTGGGCCATGCATGAAGGAAGCCATTGCGGCTTTGTCCGGCCAATTGCCGCGGACGACGAGGCCGAACTGCGCGCAGTCCCGCGCAAGCACCGGGCCGAGCTGCGTAAGGCGCTCGCCAACCCCGCGCTGCGGGTCCAGGTAGGGCGTGACGAAGCGTTCGTTCGCGCGCATTACAATGTTTATGCGCAGAGCGTACGCAATCTTGGCACGCCCGTTTTCCCGGCAAGGCTCTTTCGTGAGGTGCTGTCGGCCTTCGGAGAGGATGCGGACATATTGCTGGTCCTTGAAGATGATCGACCCGTATCCGCCGTTCTGACCCTATATCATCAAGGGCGCGTGATGCCCTTTTGGGGCGGCGGCATAGCGGATGCCCGCCGCCTGCGCTCCAACGAACTTATGTACTATCGGCTGATGAGCCATGGCCGGGCGCGTGGCATGGCCCTGTTCGATTTCGGCAGGTCGAAGGTTGGGAGCGGTCAGGCGGCGTGGAAGAAGAGCTTTGGCTTCGATCCTGTGCCTCTTGCCTATTATAGCTGGTCAGCGTCTGGCGAGCGGCGTGATATCAATCCCAACAGCGCACGATATCAGCGCCGTGTCGAGCTTTGGAAGAAGCTGCCGCTGCCTGTCGCGAACCTGCTCGGTCCCTTCATTTCGCGGGGGCTGGGATGA
- a CDS encoding XrtA system polysaccharide deacetylase: MMQNALSVDVEDWFHVGAFERTIERANWDALTPRVERNTDAVLALFAEAGVSATFFTLGWVAERYPALIRRIADAGHEVASHGYDHARVFSMTPEVFRADLRRSRALLEDASGQRVAGYRAPSFSIDQRTPWAHSILAEEDYLYSSSVAPIRHDHYGWPESPRFAWKPVSGASLLEMPVTTAEFGGRRLAAGGGGFFRLLPYGFSRWAIRQVNSREKRPAIIYFHPWEIDPGQPRVPGAPLRSRLRHYTNLSVMAQKLRMLMRDFSWSRMDAVVASEVDRAA, translated from the coding sequence ATGATGCAGAACGCCCTATCGGTTGATGTGGAAGACTGGTTCCATGTCGGCGCTTTCGAACGGACGATCGAACGGGCCAACTGGGACGCGCTGACGCCTCGGGTCGAGCGCAATACCGATGCCGTTCTGGCGCTGTTCGCTGAGGCGGGCGTGAGCGCGACCTTTTTCACGCTCGGTTGGGTGGCGGAGCGATATCCTGCGCTGATACGGCGGATCGCCGATGCGGGTCACGAGGTTGCAAGCCATGGCTATGACCATGCGCGCGTCTTTTCCATGACGCCGGAGGTGTTTCGCGCCGATTTGCGTCGGTCCCGCGCCCTGCTGGAGGACGCGAGCGGCCAGCGCGTCGCAGGATACCGCGCGCCGAGCTTTTCGATCGACCAGCGGACGCCCTGGGCGCACAGCATCCTGGCGGAAGAAGATTATCTCTATTCCAGCAGCGTCGCACCGATCCGCCATGACCATTATGGCTGGCCCGAATCGCCGCGCTTCGCCTGGAAGCCTGTTTCGGGCGCGTCCCTGCTTGAAATGCCCGTGACGACCGCGGAATTTGGTGGGCGTCGGTTGGCGGCGGGCGGAGGCGGCTTTTTCCGGCTGCTGCCTTATGGCTTCTCCCGCTGGGCGATCCGGCAGGTGAATAGCCGAGAAAAGCGGCCGGCGATCATCTATTTTCATCCGTGGGAGATCGACCCAGGCCAGCCGCGCGTGCCGGGTGCTCCGCTCCGCTCGCGCTTGCGTCATTATACCAACCTGTCGGTCATGGCGCAGAAGCTGCGGATGCTGATGCGCGATTTTTCCTGGTCGCGCATGGATGCGGTCGTTGCCAGTGAAGTGGATCGCGCAGCATGA
- a CDS encoding XrtA/PEP-CTERM system-associated ATPase, which yields MYDQFYGFEGRPFQLTPDPHFYFESATHRKALSYLGYGLAQGEGFIVITGDIGAGKTTLVGHLMATIDPARLTAVKIVSTQVGGDDMLRLTAQSFGLPTTDMPKAQILRQIEAFLHSQARAGRRSLLIVDEAQNLSVPAIEELRMLSNFQLGGQSLLQIFLLGQPEFRDLMKSAQLEQLRQRVIATHHLDPMQPGEVEPYILHRLAIVGWNGDPQFTPEAFAAIYAATGGVPRRVNVLASRVLLLGALDQLSEIDADAVQAVIEDMGADSDADLQAVPPSFLDRADEAPASASAQAAPARETLRAELDALRMRQPEPSSTLMDEMAALRAEIDSLRIEQAAITAVDPEALKDCFTLIEERLSSLEFRVGEQDTALRRVLTLLVEWVEREQRMGDTPRSAAA from the coding sequence ATGTACGACCAATTCTACGGATTTGAGGGCCGCCCGTTTCAGCTGACTCCCGATCCGCATTTCTATTTTGAAAGCGCGACGCATCGCAAGGCGCTGTCCTATCTTGGCTACGGTCTGGCTCAGGGCGAAGGCTTTATCGTCATCACAGGCGATATCGGCGCCGGCAAGACGACGCTGGTTGGACATTTGATGGCGACGATCGATCCGGCGCGGCTAACCGCCGTCAAGATCGTTTCCACCCAGGTCGGTGGCGACGATATGCTGCGCCTCACCGCCCAAAGTTTCGGTTTGCCGACAACTGATATGCCCAAGGCGCAGATATTACGGCAGATCGAAGCGTTTCTGCACAGCCAGGCGCGTGCCGGTCGGCGGTCTCTGCTAATCGTTGACGAGGCGCAGAATCTTTCGGTCCCCGCGATCGAGGAGTTGCGGATGCTTTCCAACTTTCAGTTGGGTGGCCAGTCGCTGTTGCAGATATTCCTGCTGGGTCAGCCCGAATTCCGCGATCTGATGAAGTCCGCTCAACTGGAACAATTGCGCCAGCGCGTGATCGCAACCCATCACCTTGATCCGATGCAGCCGGGCGAGGTCGAACCTTACATTCTGCACCGTCTGGCGATCGTGGGATGGAATGGCGATCCGCAATTCACGCCAGAAGCATTTGCCGCCATCTATGCCGCGACCGGCGGCGTTCCGCGCCGCGTGAACGTGCTGGCCAGTCGTGTCCTGTTGCTGGGCGCACTCGATCAACTGTCAGAGATTGACGCGGACGCCGTCCAGGCGGTGATCGAGGACATGGGCGCGGATAGCGACGCCGATTTGCAGGCCGTGCCCCCTTCGTTTCTGGACCGCGCGGATGAAGCGCCTGCTTCTGCGTCGGCCCAGGCCGCGCCTGCACGCGAAACGCTGCGTGCCGAACTGGATGCGCTGCGCATGCGTCAACCCGAGCCTTCCTCGACACTGATGGACGAGATGGCGGCACTGCGCGCCGAGATCGATTCGTTGCGTATCGAGCAGGCCGCGATCACAGCCGTTGATCCCGAAGCCCTGAAAGATTGCTTCACCCTGATCGAGGAACGGCTGTCATCGCTGGAGTTTCGCGTCGGGGAGCAGGATACTGCCCTGCGCCGCGTGCTGACATTGCTGGTCGAATGGGTCGAGCGCGAACAGCGCATGGGGGATACCCCGCGCAGCGCAGCGGCTTGA
- a CDS encoding P-loop NTPase, which produces MNKHSSLSKGSLIERATEIYDFSVALKGRAAPYVEVPDEASPLPGVDFAEPVTVPAGFRAPDWHGPVQSIDRIALAEGDYLLPDGPVTAMSEEFRLLKRDLLAQLGDDPRGNRILVCSAHNGEGKSFCAVNLALSLAAEKDKEILLVDADFGKPGIPEALGLTAGCGLMDALADPAITIENCVIRTDIPSLSVLPSGRPSNNDTEYLASARTDALLNRLTEGRPDRIILFDSPPLLAASAGAVLASHVAIALLVVRADQTSESALRDAAGMLKGAGQVQLLLNGVTFSGGGRRFGSYPAKGGEGE; this is translated from the coding sequence ATGAACAAGCATAGCTCCCTGTCTAAAGGTTCGCTGATCGAGCGCGCCACTGAGATCTACGACTTCAGCGTCGCGCTGAAAGGACGCGCGGCGCCATACGTGGAAGTGCCTGATGAAGCGTCACCCCTGCCAGGGGTGGATTTTGCGGAGCCGGTTACCGTTCCGGCGGGCTTTCGTGCGCCGGACTGGCACGGGCCAGTGCAAAGCATTGATCGCATCGCGCTGGCCGAAGGCGATTATCTGCTGCCGGACGGGCCGGTTACGGCGATGAGTGAGGAATTCCGTCTGCTCAAGCGGGACCTGCTTGCCCAATTGGGTGACGATCCGCGCGGCAATCGTATCCTCGTTTGCTCCGCCCATAACGGGGAGGGAAAGAGCTTCTGCGCGGTCAACCTTGCGCTCAGCCTGGCTGCTGAAAAGGACAAGGAAATATTGCTGGTTGATGCCGACTTCGGCAAGCCAGGCATTCCCGAGGCGCTGGGGCTTACGGCCGGTTGCGGCTTGATGGACGCGCTCGCCGATCCGGCAATCACGATTGAGAATTGCGTGATTCGGACGGACATTCCATCGCTGTCAGTGCTGCCTTCTGGCCGGCCGAGCAACAATGATACCGAATATTTGGCCTCCGCGCGCACCGATGCGCTGCTGAACCGCCTTACAGAAGGGCGTCCCGACAGGATCATCCTGTTTGATTCGCCGCCGCTGCTCGCAGCCTCTGCCGGAGCCGTCCTGGCGAGCCACGTTGCGATCGCGCTGCTGGTGGTTCGTGCCGACCAAACCAGCGAAAGCGCGCTGCGCGATGCGGCGGGCATGCTGAAAGGCGCGGGGCAGGTTCAGCTACTCTTGAATGGTGTCACTTTCTCCGGCGGTGGCCGTCGTTTCGGCAGCTACCCGGCCAAGGGGGGCGAGGGCGAATGA
- a CDS encoding XrtA system polysaccharide chain length determinant, which yields MAGLYDELLIALHGIWIRRWVALGVAWAVCMLGWLGIALVPNSYESKARVYVNTQSLLQDKVGITQVQSQQDLDRVRQTLASTANLERVVKETDLNQTVSGPRDMAAKITALREGITVMAQADPSMIDISAKSADSSLSDGANARIAQQAVQKLIDIFQEANLSSDRVETKQSLAFLDEQLAARGRQLAAAEQRRVEFEQRYAGVLPGAGSIGQRMDAARMEINNIESQLVQASSALSAMNGQLAGTPQMLPGTSASGGPSALAQAQAELAGMRARGWTSDHPDVITAQRQVDALRRQRGDVGPGGSPNPAYLSIKSMQAERAATVQALQARKSQLQADLNAMSSRQADEPGLAAEQEKLDRDYEVLKTQYDKLLADREDVRLRGDVKSETGSVQFRVINPPNAPTVPTAPNRPLLLLAVLVVGIGAGIGSAFAMGQLKGSFPTSARLERAVGLPVIGSITLTVNAAQKVVEKQRLRWFAGATGGLAGLCLLLILVEFIQRGMA from the coding sequence ATGGCGGGTCTTTACGACGAATTGCTGATTGCCCTGCATGGCATATGGATCCGGCGCTGGGTGGCGCTTGGCGTGGCGTGGGCCGTGTGCATGCTGGGCTGGCTGGGCATCGCGCTGGTGCCCAACAGCTATGAAAGCAAGGCGCGGGTCTATGTGAACACGCAGTCGCTGCTGCAGGACAAGGTGGGCATCACACAGGTCCAGTCGCAGCAGGATCTGGACCGCGTTCGCCAGACGCTCGCTAGCACCGCGAATCTGGAACGCGTAGTCAAGGAGACCGACCTTAATCAGACGGTCAGTGGCCCACGCGACATGGCGGCGAAGATCACCGCGCTGCGTGAAGGCATCACCGTCATGGCGCAGGCCGATCCCAGCATGATCGACATCAGCGCGAAGTCTGCCGACTCCAGCCTGTCCGACGGCGCCAATGCCCGGATCGCGCAGCAGGCCGTGCAGAAGCTGATCGACATTTTCCAGGAAGCGAACCTGTCTTCGGATCGGGTAGAGACCAAGCAAAGCCTGGCTTTCCTTGATGAGCAACTCGCTGCGCGCGGACGCCAGCTGGCCGCTGCCGAACAGCGGCGTGTTGAATTCGAGCAGCGCTACGCCGGGGTGCTTCCAGGCGCGGGCTCGATCGGGCAGCGCATGGATGCCGCGCGGATGGAGATCAACAATATCGAGTCTCAGCTGGTGCAGGCGTCCAGCGCGCTGAGCGCCATGAATGGTCAGCTGGCGGGGACTCCGCAGATGTTGCCGGGCACATCCGCGTCAGGTGGCCCCTCTGCACTGGCGCAGGCGCAGGCGGAACTGGCTGGCATGCGTGCGCGTGGCTGGACCAGCGACCATCCAGATGTGATCACAGCGCAACGGCAGGTCGATGCTCTGCGTCGGCAGAGAGGCGATGTTGGGCCAGGCGGATCGCCCAATCCTGCCTATCTTTCGATTAAGTCGATGCAGGCCGAACGAGCTGCGACTGTTCAGGCGTTGCAGGCACGCAAGTCGCAGCTTCAGGCTGACCTCAATGCCATGTCCTCACGGCAGGCCGACGAGCCGGGCCTTGCCGCCGAGCAGGAAAAGCTTGATCGCGATTATGAGGTTCTGAAAACGCAATATGACAAGCTGCTCGCCGACCGCGAGGATGTGCGCCTAAGGGGCGATGTGAAGTCCGAGACCGGCTCGGTCCAGTTTCGCGTTATCAATCCGCCCAACGCTCCGACGGTGCCCACTGCGCCCAATCGACCCCTGCTCTTGCTGGCCGTGCTGGTCGTTGGGATTGGGGCGGGGATCGGCAGCGCTTTTGCCATGGGACAGCTCAAGGGTAGCTTCCCGACGTCGGCGCGCCTGGAGAGGGCGGTAGGGCTTCCGGTCATCGGCTCCATCACCTTGACGGTCAATGCCGCGCAGAAGGTGGTCGAAAAACAGCGGTTGAGATGGTTCGCGGGCGCAACCGGCGGGCTGGCGGGGCTTTGCCTGCTGCTGATCCTGGTCGAATTCATTCAGCGCGGAATGGCGTGA
- a CDS encoding XrtA/PEP-CTERM system exopolysaccharide export protein encodes MRFLSLSRALIGASVPAVLLSGCASGGGDRQLPPASFVSQQEGPGEEYVIGPLDDLTIFVWRNPELGAKVQVRPDGRITTPLISDMPAVGKTPKQLADDMKVALTKYIENPLVSVIVNQFSGTFSQQVRIVGATEKPASIPYRANMTLLDAMISVGGLSEYAAGNRARLVRFNKDEGKQQEFNVRIGDLLKRGDSKANVMLAPGDVIIIPESMF; translated from the coding sequence ATGCGTTTCCTGTCGCTTTCCCGGGCTTTGATCGGTGCTTCGGTGCCCGCCGTGCTCCTGTCGGGTTGCGCCTCGGGCGGCGGCGACCGACAACTCCCGCCAGCATCCTTCGTTTCGCAGCAGGAGGGGCCGGGCGAGGAATATGTTATAGGGCCGCTCGATGACCTGACCATATTCGTTTGGCGCAACCCGGAATTGGGCGCAAAGGTGCAGGTGCGGCCCGACGGGCGCATCACCACGCCGCTGATCTCCGACATGCCCGCCGTGGGAAAGACGCCCAAGCAGTTGGCCGACGACATGAAGGTCGCGCTGACCAAATATATCGAAAACCCCTTGGTATCGGTAATCGTCAACCAATTTTCCGGCACATTCAGCCAGCAGGTGCGGATCGTCGGGGCGACCGAAAAGCCTGCTTCCATTCCCTATCGCGCCAATATGACGCTGCTGGACGCGATGATCTCTGTCGGGGGGCTCAGCGAATATGCGGCGGGCAACCGCGCGCGGCTGGTCCGCTTTAACAAGGACGAGGGCAAGCAGCAGGAATTCAACGTGCGCATCGGCGACCTGCTGAAACGCGGCGACAGCAAGGCGAATGTCATGCTGGCGCCCGGCGACGTCATCATCATCCCTGAAAGCATGTTCTGA
- a CDS encoding pyridoxal-dependent decarboxylase, exosortase A system-associated, protein MKPMGPIPPFFGGEEGMLLIGGCGAASLVDEAGDTPLFVYDMNIVERQLQVLRDAMPKELSLHYAVKANPHPGLLERMVRLVDGFDVASGGELARALAAGMDAAHISFAGPGKREDELVAAIDAGITLNLESEGEARRALAIAEKRGRIPRLAVRVNPDFDLKGSGMRMGGGAKPFGVDADRAAALARSLIAAGADWRGWHIFAGSQALDAEALIDTQAATVGLAARLSNEVGASPPLVNLGGGFGIPYFPGDQRLDVAPIGEALGQIMNARPDILSTSKFAIELGRWIVGEAGVYLTRVIDVKQSKGETFVVVDGGLHHQLAASGNFGTVVRRNYPIAVANRYGAPAAEEAVTIVGCLCTPIDKLGDKVSLPAVAEGDLIAIFVAGAYGASASPAAFLGHPPALELLLG, encoded by the coding sequence ATGAAGCCAATGGGACCCATTCCGCCTTTTTTTGGAGGCGAGGAGGGCATGCTGCTGATTGGCGGTTGTGGCGCGGCTAGCCTGGTGGATGAAGCGGGGGATACGCCGCTGTTCGTCTATGACATGAATATTGTCGAACGACAGTTGCAAGTCCTGCGTGATGCCATGCCGAAGGAATTGTCGCTCCACTACGCTGTAAAGGCCAATCCGCACCCGGGATTGCTCGAACGGATGGTGCGGTTGGTCGATGGTTTCGATGTTGCGTCGGGCGGTGAATTGGCGCGCGCGTTAGCCGCTGGCATGGATGCGGCCCATATCAGCTTTGCTGGGCCGGGTAAGCGCGAAGACGAGCTGGTTGCTGCCATTGATGCGGGAATCACGCTTAATCTGGAGTCGGAGGGCGAAGCGCGACGGGCGCTCGCCATTGCAGAGAAACGTGGGCGGATTCCTCGCCTTGCAGTGAGGGTCAATCCCGATTTCGACCTCAAAGGATCGGGCATGCGCATGGGGGGCGGGGCCAAGCCCTTCGGCGTCGACGCGGATAGGGCCGCCGCACTTGCCCGGTCCCTTATCGCCGCCGGGGCGGACTGGCGCGGCTGGCATATCTTTGCCGGATCGCAAGCCCTCGATGCCGAGGCGCTGATCGATACGCAGGCGGCGACGGTCGGTCTGGCGGCGCGGTTGTCGAACGAGGTGGGCGCGTCGCCGCCGCTGGTGAATTTGGGCGGCGGCTTTGGCATCCCCTATTTCCCCGGCGACCAACGGCTGGATGTCGCTCCCATCGGCGAAGCATTGGGGCAGATAATGAATGCGCGGCCGGACATATTGTCGACAAGTAAGTTCGCGATTGAACTCGGCCGCTGGATAGTCGGTGAAGCGGGAGTTTATCTGACGCGCGTGATCGACGTGAAGCAGAGCAAGGGCGAGACGTTCGTGGTCGTCGATGGGGGGTTGCACCATCAACTCGCGGCGAGCGGCAATTTCGGGACGGTGGTGCGGCGCAATTATCCGATCGCGGTCGCCAACCGCTATGGCGCGCCCGCCGCCGAGGAGGCTGTCACGATCGTCGGATGCCTGTGCACGCCCATCGACAAGCTTGGCGACAAGGTTTCGCTGCCTGCTGTGGCCGAAGGCGACCTGATCGCGATTTTCGTCGCAGGGGCCTATGGAGCGTCCGCCAGCCCCGCAGCCTTTCTGGGACATCCACCCGCCCTGGAACTATTACTTGGCTGA